The following proteins come from a genomic window of Triticum aestivum cultivar Chinese Spring chromosome 6A, IWGSC CS RefSeq v2.1, whole genome shotgun sequence:
- the LOC123129234 gene encoding callose synthase 3: MAPSSASTVQVTSESLFDSEVVPSSIVEVAPYLRVANEVEASNPRVAYLCRFFAFRLANNLDPTASGCGVHEFKTALLQKLEIENDSTLKGRVEQSDAREMRSFYQHYYKTYITALQNAADTADRAQLKKAYQTSNVLFGVLKDAVHVSQKIQVDHAILESNNQVGEKKKVYLPDSANQTIMRYPKIQAALHALSDTRGLPWPKGHEKKADADLLEWLQAMFGFQKDNVSKQREHLVLLLANMHIRQISKPEQQPKLDDHVLDTTMKKLFKNYKRWCKYLGRKTSLWLPTIPQEVQQRKLLHMGLYLLICGEAANLRFMPECLCYLFHHMAFELYGVLAGNVNPITGEYVRPFYGGEEGAFLKKVVTPISRITEMEKAERSGTIKSKHSHRRNYDDLNAYFWSKDCFQLGWPMRADADFFKKRRNLCELCSSSTPQVCVRLCFILATVRSWVQQSRRRCWWSGRGSPEFIWSSTVSDGPVSDLEYCLLGNK, encoded by the exons ATGGCGCCCTCCTCAGCCTCCACCGTCCAGGTCACCAGTGAGTCCCTCTTCGATAGTGAGGTCGTCCCCTCCTCGATCGTCGAGGTCGCACCCTACCTCCGCGTCGCCAACGAGGTCGAGGCAAGCAACCCACGCGTCGCCTACCTAT GTCGATTCTTTGCCTTCAGGCTGGCCAACAATCTCGACCCCACCGCCAGCGGCTGCGGTGTCCATGAATTCAAGACCGCGCTCCTGCAGAAGCTTGAAATT GAGAATGATTCCACCTTGAAGGGAAGGGTTGAGCAGAGTGATGCACGCGAAATGCGGAGTTTCTACCAGCACTACTACAAGACGTACATCACGGCACTCCAAAATGCCGCCGATACAGCTGACCG TGCTCAGCTCAAAAAGGCGTATCAGACTTCAAATGTGTTGTTTGGGGTCCTAAAGGACGCCGTTCATGTTTCACAGAAGATCCAAGTTGATCACGCG ATTCTGGAATCAAACAACCAAGTCGGGGAAAAGAAAAAGGTGTATCTTCCTGACAGTGCTAATCAGACTATTATGAGATATCCCAAG ATCCAAGCAGCTTTGCATGCCCTTAGTGACACCAGGGGTCTGCCATGGCCCAAGGGCCATGAAAAGAAGGCTGATGCAGATCTTCTTGAATGGCTTCAGGCCATGTTTGGGTTTCAG AAAGATAATGTGTCCAAACAGAGAGAACATCTCGTACTATTGCTTGCCAACATGCATATAAGGCAGATCTCCAAACCTGAACAACAACCAAAG TTAGATGACCATGTGTTGGATACAACAATGAAGAAGCTATTCAAGAACTACAAGAGATGGTGCAAGTACCTTGGTCGCAAAACCAGCTTATG GCTGCCGACAATTCCACAAGAAGTACAACAGCGTAAGCTTCTCCATATGGGCCTTTATCTGCTCATATGCGGCGAGGCGGCTAACTTGCGATTTATGCCGGAGTGTCTTTGCTACCTCTTTCATCAT ATGGCTTTTGAATTGTATGGTGTGTTGGCTGGAAACGTGAACCCAATAACTGGTGAATATGTTAGACCATTCTATGGTGGCGAAGAGGGAGCCTTCTTGAAGAAAGTCGTGACTCCAATTTCCAGAATCACAGAAATG GAGAAAGCTGAAAGGAGCGGGACAATAAAATCAAAACACTCGCATCGGAGAAACTATGATGATCTCAATGCGTACTTTTG GTCAAAAGACTGTTTCCAATTAGGATGGCCAATGAGAGCCGATGCAGATTTTTTCAAGAAGAGGCGCAACCTGTGTGAGTTGTGCTCTTCTTCCACACCACAAGTGTGTGTGCGTCTGTGCTTCATCTTGGCCACAGTCAGGTCTTGGGTCCAACAGTCACGGCGGCGGTGCTGGTGGAGTGGACGAGGCTCGCCAGAGTTCATTTGGTCGTCAACAGTTAGTGATGGGCCAGTGAGTGATCTGGAGTACTGCTTGCTTGGCAACAAATGA